The region GACTGACCAAGCGCTACGGCACCACCGTGGCCGTGGACAACCTCTCGTTCGCGGTCGAGGCGGGTCGGGTCACCGGCTTCCTCGGCCCGAACGGCGCGGGCAAGTCGACCACCATGCGGATGATCCTCGGGCTGGACCGCCCGACCTCCGGCCAGGTCCTGATCGACGGCAAGAGCTACCTGGGCCTGCACCACCCGCTGCGCACCGTCGGCGCGCTGCTGGACGCCAAGTGGGTGCACCCCAACCGCTCGGCGCGGGCCCACCTGCAGTGGCTGGCGAAGTCGAACGGCATCCCGGACCGGCGGGTGGACGAGGTCCTCGACCTGGTCGGCCTGACCCAGGTGGCCAAGCGCCGCGCCGGCGGCTTCTCGCTGGGCATGTCGCAGCGGCTGGGCATCGCGGGCACCCTGCTCGGCGACCCCCGGGTGCTGCTGTTCGACGAGCCGGTCAACGGCCTGGACCCGGAGGGCATCCTCTGGATCCGCCAGTTCATGCACCGGCTGGCCGAGGAGGGCCGGACGGTGTTCGTCTCCAGCCACCTGCTCTCCGAGATGGCGCAGACCGCGCAGGACCTGATCGTCATCGGCCGGGGCCGGCTGATCGCGCAGACCAGCACCGCCCAGTTCATCAAGGACGCCACCGAGGACACGGTGAAGGTCCGCTCGCCGCAGCTGGACCGGCTGCGCCCGCTGCTGGCCCAACGCGGCCGCGTGGTGGACAGCGCGACCGACCAGGCGCTGGTCGTGCACGGCGTGGAGGCGGCGGTGATCGGCGAGCTGGCCGGCGAGCACGGCATCACCCTGCACGAGCTCAGCCCGCAGCTCGGGTCGCTGGAGGAAGCGTTCATGCAGCTCACCCGCGAGTCCGTCGAGTACCACGCGCACGAGTGACGCTCAGGGCGCGTGCCGCCAGAACTCGTCGGACGGCGGCGGCAGCGCGGAGACCTCCGGGCGGGCCGCGCGCGGTCGCCGGGACAGCAGCACCGCGACCACCACGACGGCGAGCACGACCAGCAGCGACCCGCCGAGCAGGACCAGCACCCGCACGCCGCGGGTGGGCCCCGGTCCGCCGGCCGCGTCCGGCCGCGGCACGTCGGACGGCTCGGCCGCGTCGGTCGAGCCCGCCGGGGGCGGTGCCGGGGTGGTGCGCGGCGGCGGGGCCAGCGGGTTGCGGTCCACCGGCGCGACCTGCGCGGACAGCGCCGCGACCAGGTCGACCAGGCCGAACCCGGTCGGGTCGTCGCGGCCGGGTTCGCCCAGGTCGAGGGCGGTCGTGACGAGCCGGTTCACCACGTTCCCGGCGTCCAGGTCGGGGTACCGGGAGCGGACCAGGGCCGCCGCGCCGGAGACCAGGGCGGTGGCCGCCGAGGTCCCGTCGACCGACGCGTACCCGGTCGAGGAGACCGCGACCGGCACCGCCGTGACGATGCCCGCGGCCGGTGCGGCCAGCACCGTCTCCGGACCGGTGTTGGACGACGCCCAGACCGCATTCCCCTGCTCGGTGCCGGCCACCGCGATCACGCCGCGGATGTTCGCGGGCGCGCCGACGTGCCGCTGCCCGGCATTCCCGGTGCCCGCGACCACCACGACGTCGTGATCGAACGCGTAGTTGACGGCACGCAACAAATCCGGCGTGAGGGTGGCTTCCGAAGTGAGCGACAGGTTGATCACATCGGCTCCGTTGTCCACCGCCCAGGTAATCCCCGAGGCGACCGAGGCAGTGGTGAACCGACCGCCGTCGGACCCGACCGAAACCGGCAGAATGCGCGCGGCCGGCGCCACTCCCAACGCTCCGCCGTCGATCGCGCGACCGGCGATCAGGGTGGCCATCGCGGTGCCGTGGCCGTCCTCGTCCGCGGTGCCGTCGGTGCCCGCCGCGCTGCCGAACCCGGTGCCCGGCAGCAGCGCCCCGGCCAGGTCAGGGGTCGTGTCGTCAACGCCGGAGTCGACCACGGCGACCACCACGCCGTCGCCGCGCGACTGCTCGTGGGCCCGGTGCGCGCCCATCGCGGCCAAGTGCCACTGCTGTTCCTCGATGCTCTGCGCCCGCCACCGGGAAGGCCCCGCCGCGGTTCCCCAGGCCGCCCCCGGCAGGAATAGCAGGATCGCGCCGACGAGAGCGATCACCCGGCCCCTCATCGCCCGAATTCCCCCTGTGGTCGAGATCACAAATATTCCACTTCGGTTATGTTTCGACGACCGCCGGTCAGGCAATCGGAGTAAGAGCGCTGTTAAGACCGAGTGAACTCCCGCACAGCGCGGTGACAGATCCGTCTGAACAAGGTCAGATGGAAAGTAATGAATCGTGAGGCGGCACCAAGCCGCACACGAATTCGGCGAACCCCGTCCAGGAACTCCCCGGAGGTGAACCCGTGACGGTGCTTGACCCAGATGTGGACGCCCAGACCCCGACCGGCGCGAAGAGGCTGCCGCGCCAACGTGACCACGCCCTTCGCGTCGAGCCGATGATGGCCCTCGAATGGTCGCACGCGATCGAACCCGCCGGCGGCGCCGGCATCTGCACCGCACCCGCGCAGAGCCGACGAGCCTGGATCCACCGGGCCGACGAGCAGCAGGTGCTCGCCCTCTACCGGGCCGTCGGCGGCACGGCACCCGCACCCTGGTGGCTGCGCGCCCTCGACCGCGGGAAGCTGCCCTCGCGCGCGGCCGGCTTCGCCGTCGAGGACGAGGTCACCGCGCTGCTCGCGGCCCGACCGGGCTGGGTCTTCGTGCCCTGGGCGACCGAGGGCGAGGTCGGGTACTGGGAGTTCGTGCCGTCCGAGAGCGGCGTGTACGGCCCCGCCGAACCGACCACCGTGCAGTTCACCGACCGGCACGCCGGCTGGGTGGACCTGCTCCCCGCGCACCGGGGTCCCG is a window of Saccharothrix espanaensis DSM 44229 DNA encoding:
- a CDS encoding ABC transporter ATP-binding protein is translated as MIEATGLTKRYGTTVAVDNLSFAVEAGRVTGFLGPNGAGKSTTMRMILGLDRPTSGQVLIDGKSYLGLHHPLRTVGALLDAKWVHPNRSARAHLQWLAKSNGIPDRRVDEVLDLVGLTQVAKRRAGGFSLGMSQRLGIAGTLLGDPRVLLFDEPVNGLDPEGILWIRQFMHRLAEEGRTVFVSSHLLSEMAQTAQDLIVIGRGRLIAQTSTAQFIKDATEDTVKVRSPQLDRLRPLLAQRGRVVDSATDQALVVHGVEAAVIGELAGEHGITLHELSPQLGSLEEAFMQLTRESVEYHAHE
- a CDS encoding S8 family serine peptidase yields the protein MIALVGAILLFLPGAAWGTAAGPSRWRAQSIEEQQWHLAAMGAHRAHEQSRGDGVVVAVVDSGVDDTTPDLAGALLPGTGFGSAAGTDGTADEDGHGTAMATLIAGRAIDGGALGVAPAARILPVSVGSDGGRFTTASVASGITWAVDNGADVINLSLTSEATLTPDLLRAVNYAFDHDVVVVAGTGNAGQRHVGAPANIRGVIAVAGTEQGNAVWASSNTGPETVLAAPAAGIVTAVPVAVSSTGYASVDGTSAATALVSGAAALVRSRYPDLDAGNVVNRLVTTALDLGEPGRDDPTGFGLVDLVAALSAQVAPVDRNPLAPPPRTTPAPPPAGSTDAAEPSDVPRPDAAGGPGPTRGVRVLVLLGGSLLVVLAVVVVAVLLSRRPRAARPEVSALPPPSDEFWRHAP